catctaTAAAATCAAGTACAAATCAAATTATATGATGTTTGTTTGaatctataataatttaataaaaaaataaataaaataagctattaaaattaacttaaaatcaacataacattgaagaatatatataaaaaaaaagattcaataaaaaaataaaagataaattttttttaaaataaaaataaaaataaatgggatAACTCCTTCATTGTTCatatgaaaagtgaaaaagctAGGTTTACAACGATTCTTTTAAGATTTGTCTAAAAGTGTGGTAGATGTttcttcttaatatatatatatattcaacatcaacatatcaaaatgattaaaaaaaattccaaaaaaaattcaaaactaattgttttttaaaaaaactttcaaaagtgtttttagaCCGCAATGCTAAACATCATGTctgtttgtttttgggttttaaaagtgcttttgaaattttttttgtttcaaattaatattttttattgttttcagatatcttgatgtactgatatcaaaaataatatttttaaaatttttaaaaaatattattttaatgaatttctgaacataaaatattttaaaaactaaccaTTACTATATTCTCAAAAACCCTCTTAGcacatcatttaattttaatgtatgcATTTGATACTTGtcattaattttgaatatattgaAAATTACCCTACATAGTGAAATCTTAACTAGTTGCCTGTCAAAACATTCAGCTAAATGtaaattatataatgaaaatTATGCGACAAACACCTCTTGGAAAACAAGGAAGCACCTTCCGAAGTAATCAGaatgagaaaaaacaaataatcgtCAAGATTAGAAAGAAATACAGGGCCAGGAGGGAAGATGTAATCCAACTAAAACTAAAGAACTGAGAAAGAGAGCATCGTCCAACCATCGATCCAATCTCTTATTGCATGGTAGAGTTGCCAGACTTGCAATCAAGAGATTGGCTTTGCTTGAGCAGCTGGATCCTCCTTTGATTCCAGGTGGATCATGAATACATAGCCCAGAGTCCACGCGAGAATGTATTTGAAAGGGACCCAAGATAGACATGCACAAAGACTCAGAACGCTTCCAACATATTGTGGATCTCTTATAACCCTGTAATGTGCAGGTTCTTCTATTATAGCCGCAAAATGAAGTAGATGGAAGCAACGGAGTCCACAAAATCTAATATTATTTAGACAGAAGCAGCTAAAACATTCAAGCAAAGCCTCAGAATCACACTTTATGAGAAGAGCCTCTCGTTTATTCTCCACTACCAGTACCCTACTGCTAAAGAATTATAACCCCCCAAAACCGAAACACTTCTTCTCCAAGATTGAAAAATGCAACTTTTTTCAGTTCATGGCAGTCATGCAATTGCAAGCCTCAAAAACATGCTAAATATCAGCCACGGGATAAAATCATTTCTCTGTAACCCTGACCCCATGAAAAAGAATCCGTGCTGTGCACTTTGCGGGTTGCCCGAGCAAAGAAACAAGCAATCTATATCGTGATGCACATTTACAGAAGGTCGGACTTGGAAATCGGGACTAGATATCCAGAGATAAGTCTAATCATGGAAGATAAAATGTGCAAAGGGTGTCCACTCCAAGGCtgtagacatttttttttaacagaaaacTAACAAAATTCACCTCTTATTCTGCCAAAACTCAGGCAGAATGAAACAAGCCAGTGAAAAGCTGCTCTATGTCAGAGCTAGGTATATTTGATAACAACAACTACTGCAGgatcttttagtttttacacCAAATCTGATATTTTAGAAGATTACTATTCGGTCCAAGAACATAGCCCAGATTCTCATAAAGTTCAGAAATTTACGAAGAGTGCCGAAACTGTAGGTTAAAACTCTGTGGTTAGAGGAAAAAAcggaaaagaagaaagagagaaccAGAATGTCAAAAAAGACATACACTCAAAAAGCAAAATCACAAACAGTATGGTCAGGAATGAGGAGTTGAACCTAGACAGTAGACATGTGAAGAAATTATGTTCATTAGCCCAGTTTCTGAACTAAATGCATTTATGTCACTCAATGTCGATGATAAGCacaatattgatttattttaggtattaatttcaatttctatCACTTATCTTTTGAGAAaaatagcatatatatatatatatatctttctttttttattaccttcactcatagatgtattttaaatttcaattttgatttatgaaattatttttagatacgTGTGGatataaactatataatattttgtgtGAATATAAAATGTATgctatttcctttaatttttctatgagGAAACctttttttgtaaagaaaaatgttaaattcCTTCTCAATTTTATGTAAGCATATGCACTAAGAAAAAAGACAGAATAAGagaaaattttaactaaattttggcAGGGTGTCCGCATAAGAATTTATAAAGAAGAAATTGGAACCTTTGGTCAtaatttaatgagaaaaaagagcTTATAGTTGAATTATTTTAGGACTGCAATTCCTTTTCCCCTGCCAATATGATAATTATTCATTGCACCACTTAGAGTTTCTCTTAATTTTCCTTCAACAGACAGCCGTaggtttttctaattaaaagtAGGTCCAAAGGAGAATTTGCATCAAGTCCTAGTTATTTATTCCCTTTACTATTCCAATATATCACTCCCATCTTGATCTATATCAATCAGTCTTCATTATCATAAGAGGAtacagtgaaaaatattttatatgcgcattttcttaatttatcatGGTCCTTTCACTttgtcccttttctttttatttgaaagcaATTAGTTTGAAAGGGTGACTTCTCTTGTTGCTAATTtggttgaaagtttttttttttttttagtgtagtagtttttatttttaggtgtcTTTTGaatgtttgattaattttaaaaattatcaaataaatattttttgaatgatttttaataattttaatgtattgatataacaaataaaaaaataatcatttaaatatgtttttaagcAAAAACAAGCCCTCAATTTAACACAATAATAAACACACTTTCTCAATGTATAAAACAACGATCGATCACTTGCTTACCTAGCTAGGTTCTAGCTTGAAATTAGTGATACGTTCCTcttgttaaaacaaaaaacaaaaagaatgaggtgattgatttgattttaattctaGACTTCATAAAGAAAATGTCAAAAATAGGTCAAAATACATTTTAGCCCTCGGCTTTTAGCTAAACACTCCTAAAGCCGATTGTTCAATGGATTTCATAATCACTTACGTAAGACGGTTTAAAGGGACATTGATTAAACAGCACTAGATCGATCTAGCTAGTTGCATTGCTAGTTGAGAAAAGCCTGTCTTCTTCCTCTTGCAAcaattaacatatattaaacAGAACCACTAGAGGTATTTTAGTGGACAGTAGGGACCAGCATTGATTTAACCTAAGATATCTATGAGGCATGCAAGTGGCttgaaaatagaaaagacaatTACAATAAATCTCAAAAGTAGCTAGATGCAAAGAACAGTACTGTAATggaatcatatatatatagggtgtttgttttttttacgaCAATAGTTGTGTTGAACAAGAATATGCTTAGACTTATAATTATCTCTTTAATTATGTAACATCATAAATACATCCCAAGTACCAATTCCACCCCGCTTTCAAAGGGTCTCCTTTCTAATCTTGTGGTtattaaagaatcaattcaacccATATgaattatcttaaaattttacttaatagcttaagtttttgagttgaattgattatttaataataattatagttgcTTAGAattttaaagcataaaaaacaaatataaaaaggacaaaaacatatttgactataaaaataaagataaagatgAGACATACAGATAGATAAATTTGTTgtgataaaaattttaaaatgaatttatgttatttcaaaacaagaaaaataatacaacttgtttttttttttttctgtattttttatcttagaaaaataatcaaacactatATACGGTTATCAGTTTTTATATCTCATCATTTTAAACGTGTTAGTGTTGAATTTCATATGCATTGTGCATGTATCATTGTCCCTTTCACTTTTAAATTACTGATAgctaatgctttttttttttctttgaccaaTTTGATTGTAACAAATTCAGTAAGATCAATTTCGGtgtctaattttgttttctttttctttccggTTGTTCCTCATCATGGAATTAAACGAGTAGGAGAATTATTTACCCTAATATACCCCATTACCGATTCCATCTTAATCTTATGATTATATCTAGCTGTTTGTGTTTCATGATAGAAGagattaacaaatataaaaaagaaaaaaaaaacatatttaattaaaagaacaaagatAACGAcgtgacataaaaataaatgcattgTTAGTATAAGATAGAAGCTCtgttttgaataataatttcttgttttccaTTCATGAATTACAAAGTTTTTAAATAGAGTTCATATCAACTCATTCTGTTACAGAATAGCAAACTTTAAATATCCTATATATCATCTGATTTGAATTcagaaataaattatatgcCTAACTAATACATTTTGCAGATAAGAGATTTGTTGcatatattttaaactttaaatctTCAGTTGATCGAACTCATcatgttgatttgtttttccacAATTAGAAcagttttgaaatgaattttgttattttaaagtagaaatgacaataaaaaatgtatttctctccatcttttctatctaaaaaaataataatcaaacacCACATATATCAATTCTTATTATATCTCATCACTGTAAATGtgaaatatttcattttcatttctgttttgctggcctttcactttcaatttcTGATAGTTGATGCCTTCTTCTTTGACCAAATTGTTCGTAACATCTTCAGTAAGATCACCCTTCACATAGGACAAATCATAACGCGTTAGATAAAGCTTCCTAGAATAGATCGGTTCGATTCCCATGCATGAACAATTCTTGCATCATCATGTTTCatgtttctaatatttaaagACAAATTCAATCCCCCACAAAGGATAAAGAGACAGGTCtcttagattttattttgttttttgtcaaaGAAACCTTCGAGGTTAAAAAGCATTCACATGTCTCCATGTTTCGACGTAATTACCATTTTTATACATAAACTAATCTTAATTAAGAATGGATAATCCTTTTGGGATGGTTATCAATATTATTCCAAGCACATGACCATCTCACATGTTCCACTAAATACGTCGTGATGGGCATGCATGATTCTGGCCATCTTCACCAATAATTGGTGGaaagaaaaactaatataatgttattatttggAACGGCTACTCTACGGACAAAGATTTTGCTTCTCAATTGACTTAAAAAGAAGATccattccattaaaaaaaacatcggTGAGGAGATGTATATAACTAATTAAACATGCTTAGGGAAAACTACTATGCTTTTGTTggtccaatttaattttttttcttggtaaaCACATCTCCAATTTAGTCACCAAATAATGATTTTGTCTGCCTATAACTACATTCACACACACTAatgtattttttctagtttttttttttttttagattattagggttttttagtttttttctatataaatgcttgtgataaattttgGCAAGTGGAAACATGGATGGATAaaagtttcatatttttttttttttttatatttatagtgattttggttttttaaagattttaactTATAACAAATCTCTTGTCCTCTtgcaaaatgaatatttttattaaaatacatataactATAACGACTACATTACaaaatatgcatgcatgcatgtatgtatgGTTAATTAGCTATAAAAACAATTCCCAACTAATACTGGTTAAGAGGTCCACGACTGAACCTTAAATACTATATAAAATATGGTGAGCTAGAGATCTTCACCACACTGTGTGTGACAGCTTTTGAGCTCTATATTCACCAATCTCTAATCTCTATACATCGCTAGCTAACAcaaattttccttttccaaCCATGTCACTAAAAATAGCTGCAGACAATTTCCCAACATTGCTGGTCGGCGAGACGGAGAATTTTGCGGTGGTGAGAGAGTATGATGAAGGTAGAGACAAGGTGGCTGTAGAGGAAATGGAAAAGAGGTGTGAGATTGGCCAAAGGGGAAAGCCTTCACTTGTTACTGATCTTATGGGCGATCCGATTTGTCGGATTCGCCATTTTCCATCTCATGTTATGCTTGTAAGCAGCTGTTCATCCATTTTAATCAGTTCCACCtcgttttttctttctatattacACTTAAGTTAGTAAAAagagaaatgcatcaaaattcaTTCATGTTGCATGATCACATAATCTCTAGGTAAAAAGAACTTGGTTTGAATAAGAGATTTGAAGGTATTTCTGTGAAGATAGGAGGAGGAAGTTTACATTGTGGCTGGATCcagagagtttgaaaagatTTACAAAAAATACTCTAACAGGCAGCAGCTAttaaattaccgatgaaattattACGTCGGTATATTCTagagagttaaaaaataattattgtaaatACCACTGTAATTCACCAATGAAATTAATTACCTATAATTATCCTCTTGGCAATATCCTAAATATTACCAAGGAAATTACTGATGGATTGAAGCAGGtaaatttttttgacatgtaTGGTCTATTTGTAAATCTATCggtaaatttattaatgacaGAATTACTGTAAGACTAGAACTTACcggtgaatatttttttgacggATAGTTTCTGTTCATGATTCTATCGGtaaaataattacaaacaaaatattaatataaataccgataaaaatttttgttggtaaaaCTGTTAGATCTGATAGTGAAAAATTACCTCTTTTCCCCTTGCGTAGTGACAAAGTTATGTTTACAGGTTGCTGAATGCGGTGAAGGAGGAGAGATGGCAGGGGTAATAAGAGCCTGTATAaaaaccgtgacaagaggaagtTCAGGTTATGTAAAGCTGGCTTATATTCTGGGATTGAGGGTTTCTCCTTCTCACAGGTCTctgtctttctttctctcaaaaacTGTTTGTACTTCTTTGTTTTCCTGATCATTTGCATTTAATTACTTCTCTTCCGCTACTTGATTAGAGAAGCTTAAGAAGTGCAATATATTAGTGTCATTTGGGTGTTTACAGTGTTCACGAATTGTTTCATGGCATGGACAAGCCTTCACCTGAAAACaaacaattatgaaaactgttttctttttctttttttgggttctCCTTCCCCTTTGAACTGCAGttattagggtttattttataaaaaaataactaattaattcaTTAGTTAACCTGattaatatataattcttaTGGGGGTCTTGTAGCTATAAGCACAGGCCACTATGCACAGTTCCTTTGGCAAAAGCTTATAATTAAGATATACTATAAGTATCCATGATCACAAATtctcatttttaaattctataaTGGCCCTTATAATCTTCAAAAATGTTCCTTACTTTCCCTTTATTTTACCAGCCCTAGGTACCTTTTGTACTCACATCGGACAAAAACCATCAAACAATTTATATCATGCTTACATTTTCTTAATACTTTCAGCTTTGGCGATGTTACAGGAGGCTTGGCATTGGCTTAAAATTGGTTCAAGAGATAGAAAAAAGGTGTAAGCAACAAGGTGCAGAGTATTCATACATGGCTACAGATTGCACCAATGAATCTTCCATCAATTTGTTCACAAGAAAGTGTTGTTACACAAAATTTAGGACTCTTGCCATGCTAGTGCAGCCGGTTCACGCGCATTACAAGCCATTAGGCTCCGGCATCGCAACATTCCGACTCACACCAAAACTCGCAGAAACAATTTACTCTCGACTGTTTGTCGATGCAGAATTCTTCGCTAAAGATATTGGCACAATTTTGTCTAGTAAGCTCAATTTGGGCACATTCATGGCTGTGCCCAAGAACTGTCTCCCTCAATGGGATCCGAAAACAGGAATCCTGCCCTCAAATTTCGCCATACTAAGCGTGTGGAACACTAAAGAAGTGTTCAAATTACAAGCCAAGGGAGTGTCTAAATTAACGCATGCATGTTGCACAGGCTTGAGGCTGTTAGATGCTTGGATGCCATGGCTAAGGCTGCCTTCATTTCCTGACGTATTTAGACAATTCGGTGTTTATTTCTTGTACGGGCTGCACATGGAAGGTAAAAATGCACCGCGGCTTATGAAGGCTCTATGTGCATTTGCACATAACATGGCTAGAGATGATGATGGGTGTGGGGCCGTGGTGGCTGAGGTGGGCCAGAGGGACCCTGTTAGGGAGGTGATCCCACACTGGAGGAAATTTTCATGGGCTGAAGATTTGTGGTGCATCAAGAAGCTTGCTGATGAAAAACCAGATGTTGATAGAGAGTTTGAGCCGCCGGATTGGATGAAACGTGAATCTTCTTCACCGGTCATTTTTGTTGACCCACGGGATAGTTGACCGCCGCAAGCCATCGTCAACACATACAtagaataaaagtaaaaaatggaAACATAAGTATCTTCTTGTTCTATAGATTTTTCTTCAACCCTCAAAGAATGTCTGTAAAGGTAGACGTTTTCAAGTCATTTGAACTCAGTTGCAAGGCTTTGATCCATCCTGTTTCATGGGCAACGAACGGCGGGGGTCTCCTCTCTACACCAACTGTAGCGAAGACGGTACTCCGCCTGACATTGAAGATGGCAGCGGGATCGAGATCGAATGCTTTTATTATATGTGAGCATGGCatttagggttttattttattgtcgGGTTCTGGAGCGTGGCGCTTGTGGGttctttattgtttaatttgcgATGGAGATCAGCATCCTTTCATTTCTTGAAATATCTTTGCCTGCTAAATGAGATCTCTCAATTACtgctttgaaataaaaaaattattattataaaaaaaaaaaaaaaacaaggaaaaaagagacATGTCTCTTTATCAAACATTAATCTTAGGCTCTATGAAACATTAATCTTAGGTTCTAtgaaagaagaaataataaagaacaaagGCTCTAACATAGCCTTGAATCTTAAACAAATACAGACAAAAATAGAAATACCGTTGGCAAGTGGAGCTGGCTATATTCGAATTGGGGGAGAGATAAAAAACATAGGGGGTCCTCTGTCTGCTTGGCTGGTCAAACATGGGCTAGTTCTAGAGATAATTATGGATAAAATTATGACTATATTAATGGATTTTCAATCCAAATTAAGCTAAGCTGCAATTCTTACCAATCAATCAAATCCAGTTCCATAGCGGCATTCCCTCAACTtgtagagaaaaaatatttcaggCAAGGAATGCAATTCCtatggtttgaaaaaacaaaaaaaagatcataaagaaaattatcaataaCTAACAAGTCTCGATTCCCAGATTACAAGGTCCATCATTCATGGTTAGCTTCATTCATGGTCAGCTTGATTCTAAACAACCTTGTGTGGTTACTTCGTATCAATTAGGCTTTTGCATTGTGAACCACACCAAGTTCCACAACTACATTGTTGAAGCTTTAGCAAAACTTGAAAATATGGAGGATTCGTCTTGTAGAAGAGCTTGTGGGTTACCTTGCTCAACCTACATAATCAGAGAAATATATGTTGAGGAACTCTTCATGTATATTGAAGAACAGATATTGAAAATGCTGGGAAACAATCAAGATCCCAATTAAACTAAGACGTAGGATAATTAATATGTATGTCAAGCAAAAAACAGCGTGTGAATTTCtcaaaacagaaacagaaaataAGCGTACCAGGTTTCCACGGTCAAGAACAAGGATGTTGTCCATGTTCAAAACTGTGGAAATGCGATGAGCAATCGTGATCACCGTCATGGCCCTGCATTCACTGAATATTGTACTTTGTAGTACTGAAGCTGTTTTAGTGTCAACATTGGCTGTGCACTCATCCAAACACAGTAcctgagatttttttatgtcagcAATCTCCAAACGCACAAGCACACTCTCATGTAAATGCACTCTTCCCCTCGGTTTCGTCTACAAACCTAACGAAGCCAAAGTcttcttaaaatttcaaaagagaCTGTCTGTTGATCTAACTTGGGTCGTAAGAAACTGTAACTAAGAGAATGGTCACTTACTAAATTTGTATAAAACCCTAATTTTGTTTCAGCCTATAGATGGATAACAAAACATTGAGGATATCCCAGATAACCATGCAAAATATAAATCCAAGGTTTCCCCATGACTAGTACATATTATCCCATGATACTCGACCAAAGCAAAAATATTAGATCACCCACGATCAATCCAATGTTATGGAAGCAAATCATAGTAGGTCTTCTAAAATGATCAAGGAGCCTTTTGACTTCTTGATCAATCATACATCTCATTGTCTCGTACAAACCTGCATCACATGTATTTAATCATTGTTTCAAAGAATTATATTCACTTCCCTGGATGAATAGGTTACCTTTTCGGAAAATGTCCATCAAACAACCTTTTATACATGAAAATAACcacattttcttgaaatttgcGTGTGTAAAACCATAAGAACTCAGCCCTATTGCTAAATGAGATtcattctttagatttttttaagctTCTTTTACCTTGGACAATTTAAGAAGAGCGCGTGCAAGGCAAAGGAGCTGTCTTTGCCCAACAGAAAAGGATGATCCAGATTCCTTTACGTGGATATCCAGTCCGCCTGCTGCTTCTACTTCCTCTTTGACATGGCATTTCTCCAGAATATCCCAGATTTTCAAGTCGTTATTCATCTGGAATGGATCTAGGTTATCCCTAGAAATTTGCAAGACTAATTATTTACAGTAGTTGATATtattcattcataaaaaaaaaaaaaaagatattattcaattatttcaaGTCAAAGAATGACTGCTGCTGACTTCAACAGGTATGAAAGAAGCACTTGATCCAACACCTCATGCCAGGACAAATGATCAGTTAAACTGTACCTTAATGACCCTTCAAATAGGAATGGACTCTGAGGAACAACAGCAAAGCGTCGACGGAGATCTCTAACAGGAACATCAGTTATGTCAAGGCCATCCACGACAATACAACCACTGTATATTGAAGTTAGGCGAAAAAGGGCATTCAAAATACTAGATTTGCCAGCACCTGTTCTCCCAACAACTCCAACCTATTCAATTTAACTACATAGCATGAGAACCTAACATTGGAAAACTTTAGCTCCAAACACAAAATCATATGTATGTTGGGTAGTGGTCAACACAAGTCTCAATATGAGCACTAACCTTCATCCCTCCAGGAACTTTAAAACTAATTCCATGTAGTGCAGGTGGCAAAGACGGCATATATCTCATCATAACATTCTGAAACTCAATCGTTCCTTGAAATGGCCAGTCTAGATTCAGAGACTGAGATCCCCTGAGTTCTTCTTGGGGAATGTCCATATACTAAAGAGAGTAGAATCAAGTAAGTAATTAACAGAGAAGGACatgcaataaataaattttatcttataCCTGAAGAGCTCTCTCAACAGATACCATTTCCTTCTCAGTTTCAGTGAAACTTGTTAAGAAACTTCCTAATAGAGACACGATTGGAGCTGCATATGAGAGAGCCAAACCTACCTGCAACCAAATATACCATCTTGAACTATAATCTGAATTCAAAATAAGTGGCATTTGTCTATATCAGATCGTTGCTTCAAGCAACTACCATAATGTGGGAAATAAAATGGGTTAAGTAAAAAATGAAGATAGATGAGACTGATGCCTTACCAGCCCGGGGGTGCCAAAGCTGATTGGTAAATAGTCATGAGATCCAATAACAGCCATCAGGGCAACAAATGAGATGATAACTGCTGCTAACAACTAAAAGAAGATCACTGGTTAGTAGAATAACCAAAACAAATTGCAAATGCCACCCTTCACTTCCAActgtaattattattgaaaaaatcatacaaaatataaaattcacgCACTGAATTCCTTCAAACGACATAGATTTCTCACTGTGAAAATCAAAATTCCCCATAAAAAGTTACAATATCCCATACTTTTGTAATCTTTTCCTCTCCAAGATATACATACCTGGAGACGCAGGGAAAGCCACAAACTTGCAATTATCTCTGAGTAAGATGTTCGCTGATACAAAGTCACATGCTCAATAAATTTCTCCATGAAAAAGTCCTGTTCACGATCAGCACTGTTCAgtctctgttttatttttcattttattgcaAGTTTTAGAAACACCTTTTCTTCATAACAACGAGAATAGAAACTCATCACATAAgtgagaaggagaaaaaaaactatcccCTTAATCTACTTTTAGGCCTAGCACACAATCATATCTCATGGCTAAACAATTCAGTCACGAACTGGAAGTTAAACATACATCATAAACACTTTGAAATACACCATATAAGCAGAAACTACACATCGAGGATCAGCATTCCTGACGAGAcacttaaataattttaaagaatttctCCATATTATGTTAGCTATACTAATtccaatttcttatttttattcttccttttctgATATGATACAGTTGAAGAGAAATAGAAATTCAACAGGTTGCCATTATAACAAATTATTCTCAAATGTAACAGCCAAATATCTACCTCAGACTTGAATGCCCTAATGGTGGATGCTCCATCGAGTGTCTCTGTGAAGGTTGCATATATTGGAGAACGTGAAACACTGTCCAGCCTTCGCAGTTCCCTTGATGTTGATCTGTAAAAGAACTGAAAAGGCAGCTTTTTAAGTAGACAGGTTCAAAGCTCTCTAAATATAAGAGAGATACAAATTACAGCAACTTATCTTAACAAGCTGTAATGACTTTCGAAAACAtggtataaaatttaaatcttttttttttcttaacaaatcTCATTCCTTC
This region of Populus alba chromosome 3, ASM523922v2, whole genome shotgun sequence genomic DNA includes:
- the LOC118054661 gene encoding probable N-acetyltransferase HLS1, with the translated sequence MSLKIAADNFPTLLVGETENFAVVREYDEGRDKVAVEEMEKRCEIGQRGKPSLVTDLMGDPICRIRHFPSHVMLVAECGEGGEMAGVIRACIKTVTRGSSGYVKLAYILGLRVSPSHRRLGIGLKLVQEIEKRCKQQGAEYSYMATDCTNESSINLFTRKCCYTKFRTLAMLVQPVHAHYKPLGSGIATFRLTPKLAETIYSRLFVDAEFFAKDIGTILSSKLNLGTFMAVPKNCLPQWDPKTGILPSNFAILSVWNTKEVFKLQAKGVSKLTHACCTGLRLLDAWMPWLRLPSFPDVFRQFGVYFLYGLHMEGKNAPRLMKALCAFAHNMARDDDGCGAVVAEVGQRDPVREVIPHWRKFSWAEDLWCIKKLADEKPDVDREFEPPDWMKRESSSPVIFVDPRDS